The segment CCGGGTGAACTTCTTCCTGCTGCTGGACCCGGCGCATGCCGACAGTCTGCCGCACACCTGGCTGGCCAGCTTCTATCTGCCACGCAGCCAGGCGGACGGTCTGGCACGCGTGTCACGCGACTACAGCAACCTCAGCCTGGTCGACGTCGACTCGCTGCTCGACCGGGTGCGCGAGATCGTGCAGCGGGTGAGCAACGCGGTGCGCTGGATCCTCGGCTTCAGCCTGCTCGCCGGTGCGCTGGTGCTGGCCGCGGCGCTGGCCTCCAGCGCCGCCGAACGCCGGCACGAAGCGGCCCTGCTGCGCACGCTGGGCGCCCGGCGGGGGCAACTGCGCGTGGCGGCGGCCTGCGAGTTCGCCCTGCTCGGCGCGGTGGCCGGACTGACTGCGGCGATCGGTGCAGCCGGAGCCGGCTGGTGGCTGGGGCGCGCGGTGTTCCACATCGAGCATTTCGTGCCGCCGCTGGGTGCGCTGGCGCTGGACGCGCTGGTTGCCGCGGTCGTGGTGATGCTGCTCGGCCTGGCGGGCACGCGGCGGGTGACCCGCACGTCGCCCATGCGACTCTTGCGCGAGGGCTGAGCCGCCAGCCACCATCGACGGATTCCCCCGCCCGGAGCAGGCCGTGTACACCCTCTACTACTCCCCCGGCACCGCCAGCATGGTGATGCACATGGCCCTGATCGAGAGCGGTGCGCCGTTCGAGCTGAAGCTCGTGGACATCGAGCGCGGCGCGCAGCGCGACCCGGCGTATCTCGCACTGAACCCGCGTGGCGTGGTGCCGACCCTGGTGATCGACGGCCAGCCCCGGCACGAGTCCGCCGCACTGCTGATGATGCTGGCCGACCGTCATCCGGAAGCCGGACTCGCCCCGGCGCCCGGCACGGCCGCCCACGATGCCTTCGAGCAGTGGCTGGTCTATCTGAGCAACACCCTGATGTCGACGTTCCGCTTCTGGTTCTACCCGCCGGAGCTGGGCTCGGCCGAGCATCCGCCGCAGGTCCGAGCAGCGCTGGCGGCGAAGATCGAGGGCGTGTGGGATTACCTCGACCGCGCGCTGGCCGCGCAAGGCCCCTATCTGCTTGGAGACATCTTCAGCGCCGCAGACCTGCTGCTGGCGATGCTGATGCGCTGGTCGCGCAACATGCCGCGCCCGGCCAGCCAGTGGCCTGCACTGGCCCGTCTGGCCGACCTGATCCGTGCCCGCCCGAGCTGGCAGCAGGTGTATGCCGTCGAGGGCCTGAGCGGGTGGTGAGATTCCTGCGCGACCGTCTGGCGTCGCATCTCTTGCCCTGGCTGCGCACCGAGTGGTTGCTGGCCGCATTCGGCTCGCTCGCCATCCTGCTCGCGCTGGCCGATCCGCAGCCGCTGGACCGCTACCAGGACTGGCTGCAGGTGCCGACCCTGGCCGGCCTGATGGGGCTGATGATCGCGATCCAGGGCATCCGCGACAGCGGCCTGGTGCAGCGGGCGGCGATCGTGCTGGTGACCCGCGCGCACTCGCTGCGTGGGCTGGGACTGATGCTGGTGGCCGGCGCCGAGATCCTGGCCATGGTCCTGACCAACGACGTCAGCCTGTTCCTGCTGGTGCCGCTGACCGTCGCCATCGCCGGCCTGTCCAACCTGCCGCTGGCGCGCATGGTGGTGCTGGAGGCGCTGGCGGTGAACGCCGGATCGATGCTGAGCCCGATCGGCAATCCGCAGAACCTGCTGTTGT is part of the Dyella thiooxydans genome and harbors:
- a CDS encoding glutathione S-transferase family protein; the encoded protein is MVMHMALIESGAPFELKLVDIERGAQRDPAYLALNPRGVVPTLVIDGQPRHESAALLMMLADRHPEAGLAPAPGTAAHDAFEQWLVYLSNTLMSTFRFWFYPPELGSAEHPPQVRAALAAKIEGVWDYLDRALAAQGPYLLGDIFSAADLLLAMLMRWSRNMPRPASQWPALARLADLIRARPSWQQVYAVEGLSGW